One segment of Strix aluco isolate bStrAlu1 chromosome 4, bStrAlu1.hap1, whole genome shotgun sequence DNA contains the following:
- the JKAMP gene encoding JNK1/MAPK8-associated membrane protein isoform X2, whose amino-acid sequence MRKWLRGGSVARLPGCSAPLWTSSPPASGCTAAGLSCRSTAPWRPTGTAGSSALLQHVTALFECSVAAIVTLLVSDPVGSLHIRSCRVKKLSDWYTMLYNPSPDYITTVHCTHEAVYPLYTIVFIYYAFCLVLMMLLRPLLVKKIACGLGKSDRFKSIYAALYFFPILTVLQAVGGGLLYYAFPYIILVLSLVTLAVYMSASEVESFKDLLVRKKRLVVLFSHWLLHAYGIISISKLDKLEQDLPLLALVPAPALFYLVTAKYTEPSRILSEGGNGH is encoded by the exons ATGCGGAAGTGGCTCCGCGGAGGGTCCGTTGCTCGGTTACCGGGATGTTCCGCTCCG CTGTGGACATCCAGCCCGCCTGCCTCGGGCTGTACTGCGGCAGGACTGTCCTGTCGGTCAACGGCTCCGTGGAGACCTACGGGGACTGCGGG TTCCAGCGCGCTGTTGCAGCATGTCACCGCCTTGTTCGAGTGCAGCGTTGCAGCAATCGTTACGCTGCTCGTCAGCGACCCCGTTGGCTCTCTGCATATCCGCTCCTGCAGGGTGAAGAAGCTTTCGGACTGGTACACGATGCTTTACAACCCAAGTCCTGACTACATCACCACGGTGCACTGCACTCATGAAGCAGTCTACCCCCT gtacaCCATTGTGTTTATATATTATGCCTTCTGTCTTGTGTTAATGATGTTACTTCGGCCTCTTCTGGTTAAGAAGATTGCCTGTGGTTTAGGAAAGTCTGATCGATTTAAAAGCATTTATGCAGCACTGTACTTCTTCCCTATCCTCACTGTGCTCCAAGCTGTTGGAGGGGGCCTGCTCT ATTATGCCTTCCCATACATCATCCTGGTGTTGTCTTTGGTTACGCTGGCTGTGTACATGTCTGCTTCTGAAGTGGAG tcTTTCAAGGATCTTCTTGTCAGGAAGAAAAGGCTTGTCGTCCTCTTCAGCCACTGGTTACTTCATGCCTACGGAATCATCTCCATTTCCAAACTGGATAAGCTTGAGCAGGACCTGCCCTTGCTTGCCTTGGTACCTGCACCTGCCCTCTTCTACTTAGTGACAGCGAAGTACACCGAGCCGTCGCGCATACTCTCAGAAGGTGGAAATGGACATTAA
- the JKAMP gene encoding JNK1/MAPK8-associated membrane protein isoform X1, producing the protein MFRSAVDIQPACLGLYCGRTVLSVNGSVETYGDCGVCPRGQRTDDNKICRECMGSPDRYDWLYLGFMAMLPLVLHWFFIEWYSGKKSSSALLQHVTALFECSVAAIVTLLVSDPVGSLHIRSCRVKKLSDWYTMLYNPSPDYITTVHCTHEAVYPLYTIVFIYYAFCLVLMMLLRPLLVKKIACGLGKSDRFKSIYAALYFFPILTVLQAVGGGLLYYAFPYIILVLSLVTLAVYMSASEVESFKDLLVRKKRLVVLFSHWLLHAYGIISISKLDKLEQDLPLLALVPAPALFYLVTAKYTEPSRILSEGGNGH; encoded by the exons ATGTTCCGCTCCG CTGTGGACATCCAGCCCGCCTGCCTCGGGCTGTACTGCGGCAGGACTGTCCTGTCGGTCAACGGCTCCGTGGAGACCTACGGGGACTGCGGG GTATGCCCTAGAGGTCAAAGAACTGATGACAACAAAATCTGCCGGGAATGTATGGGATCTCCAGACCGCTATGACTGGCTGTACCTTGGCTTCATGGCCATGCTTCCCCTGGTTTTACACTGGTTCTTTATTGAATGGTATTCAGGAAAAAAGAG TTCCAGCGCGCTGTTGCAGCATGTCACCGCCTTGTTCGAGTGCAGCGTTGCAGCAATCGTTACGCTGCTCGTCAGCGACCCCGTTGGCTCTCTGCATATCCGCTCCTGCAGGGTGAAGAAGCTTTCGGACTGGTACACGATGCTTTACAACCCAAGTCCTGACTACATCACCACGGTGCACTGCACTCATGAAGCAGTCTACCCCCT gtacaCCATTGTGTTTATATATTATGCCTTCTGTCTTGTGTTAATGATGTTACTTCGGCCTCTTCTGGTTAAGAAGATTGCCTGTGGTTTAGGAAAGTCTGATCGATTTAAAAGCATTTATGCAGCACTGTACTTCTTCCCTATCCTCACTGTGCTCCAAGCTGTTGGAGGGGGCCTGCTCT ATTATGCCTTCCCATACATCATCCTGGTGTTGTCTTTGGTTACGCTGGCTGTGTACATGTCTGCTTCTGAAGTGGAG tcTTTCAAGGATCTTCTTGTCAGGAAGAAAAGGCTTGTCGTCCTCTTCAGCCACTGGTTACTTCATGCCTACGGAATCATCTCCATTTCCAAACTGGATAAGCTTGAGCAGGACCTGCCCTTGCTTGCCTTGGTACCTGCACCTGCCCTCTTCTACTTAGTGACAGCGAAGTACACCGAGCCGTCGCGCATACTCTCAGAAGGTGGAAATGGACATTAA